One Stigmatopora nigra isolate UIUO_SnigA chromosome 1, RoL_Snig_1.1, whole genome shotgun sequence DNA segment encodes these proteins:
- the LOC144195895 gene encoding uncharacterized protein LOC144195895 isoform X2, whose protein sequence is MASMQDGPNFAAPPYGKVLLLGVIAAASAFVVTVLIVALCVGCRRKGKTHHVPGEGGKGRLVDGFLRRSKLRSITKSDTHVSKINCNGKSRQLPQIPSEDGEHTYSEVGRSSSAAATRSNDEALYAAVGRAGQTDTPAPPAVPANTPAPPDPDGEAELSPTEAQVAVTATTARPPETTAEYACVRKQRKADKAAAAAALAAAPQKRDSGTDTSEAARHPPPSHPAPPHPHSAKLPRRNVEAFHVPSFPKEVMFMGNGEQYIWKPPEEDELVVVPALRPKVQGPAMSHAVEGIQPSAAAVADMYSKVCKKKRGASGSPPPPPAPSNPGFRTLGRDGGFSVVVKPQTWALREGRPPILAEENRAEPPYAEPDGGGGWRRAAANSCGATLRPRRKKAQQRQPPPPPPMLRHLPAQALPPPGADGLYESIGELERGSGTTTVFTFNDGVEMYVTGL, encoded by the exons GAAGGGAAAGACGCACCATGTCCCCGGAGAAGGCGGGAAAGGTCGCCTGGTGGAC GGCTTTCTGCGGCGCTCCAAACTGCGCTCCATCACTAAATCCGACACCCACGTCAGCAAAATCAACTGCAACGGCAAAA GCCGGCAGCTCCCCCAGATCCCCTCGGAGGACGGCGAGCACACGTACTCGGAAGTGGGGCGGAGCTCTTCGGCGGCGGCCACGCGGAGCAACGACGAGGCGCTCTACGCCGCGGTGGGGCGAgccggacagacggacacgccGGCCCCACCGGCCGTCCCGGCCAACACGCCGGCGCCGCCCGACCCGGACGGGGAGGCGGAGCTGAGCCCGACCGAAGCCCAGGTGGCGGTGACCGCCACGACGGCCCGCCCGCCGGAGACCACGGCCGAGTACGCCTGCGTCCGCAAGCAGCGCAAGGCCGacaaggcggcggcggcggcggcgttggcaGCGGCGCCGCAGAAGAGGGACAGCGGGACGGACACGAGCGAGGCGGCGCGCCATCCTCCGCCCTCTCACCCCGCCCCGCCGCACCCTCACAGCGCCAAGTTGCCCCGCCGGAACGTTGAGGCCTTCCACGTTCCCTCCTTCCCGAAG GAAGTGATGTTCATGGGCAACGGCGAGCAGTACATCTGGAAGCCTCCAGAAGAGGACGAGTTGGTGGTGGTCCCGGCGCTACGTCCAAAGGTCCAGGGCCCCGCCATGTCGCACGCCGTGGAAGGCATTCAGCCTTCCGCCGCAGCG GTGGCCGACATGTACTCCAAAGTGTGCAAGAAGAAGAGAGGCGCGTCGGGatcgccgccgcccccgccggcGCCGTCCAATCCCGGCTTCAGGACCCTGGGCCGCGACGGCGGCTTCAGCGTGGTGGTCAAGCCGCAGACGTGGGCCCTCCGGGAGGGCCGGCCCCCCATCCTGGCGGAGGAGAACCGGGCGGAGCCGCCCTACGCCGAAccggacggcggcggcggctggcGACGGGCGGCCGCCAACTCCTGCGGGGCCACCCTGCGCCCCCGGAGGAAGAAGGCCCAGCAGCGGCAGCCCCCGCCCCCGCCGCCCATGCTGCGCCACCTGCCCGCCCAGGCGCTGCCGCCGCCCGGCGCCGACGGCCTGTACGAGAGCATCGGCGAGCTGGAGCGCGGCTCCGGCACCACCACCGTCTTCACCTTCAACGATGGCGTGGAGATGTACGTCACCGGGCTCTGA
- the LOC144195895 gene encoding uncharacterized protein LOC144195895 isoform X1 codes for MASMQDGPNFAAPPYGKVLLLGVIAAASAFVVTVLIVALCVGCRRKGKTHHVPGEGGKGRLVDVGFLRRSKLRSITKSDTHVSKINCNGKSRQLPQIPSEDGEHTYSEVGRSSSAAATRSNDEALYAAVGRAGQTDTPAPPAVPANTPAPPDPDGEAELSPTEAQVAVTATTARPPETTAEYACVRKQRKADKAAAAAALAAAPQKRDSGTDTSEAARHPPPSHPAPPHPHSAKLPRRNVEAFHVPSFPKEVMFMGNGEQYIWKPPEEDELVVVPALRPKVQGPAMSHAVEGIQPSAAAVADMYSKVCKKKRGASGSPPPPPAPSNPGFRTLGRDGGFSVVVKPQTWALREGRPPILAEENRAEPPYAEPDGGGGWRRAAANSCGATLRPRRKKAQQRQPPPPPPMLRHLPAQALPPPGADGLYESIGELERGSGTTTVFTFNDGVEMYVTGL; via the exons GAAGGGAAAGACGCACCATGTCCCCGGAGAAGGCGGGAAAGGTCGCCTGGTGGACGTG GGCTTTCTGCGGCGCTCCAAACTGCGCTCCATCACTAAATCCGACACCCACGTCAGCAAAATCAACTGCAACGGCAAAA GCCGGCAGCTCCCCCAGATCCCCTCGGAGGACGGCGAGCACACGTACTCGGAAGTGGGGCGGAGCTCTTCGGCGGCGGCCACGCGGAGCAACGACGAGGCGCTCTACGCCGCGGTGGGGCGAgccggacagacggacacgccGGCCCCACCGGCCGTCCCGGCCAACACGCCGGCGCCGCCCGACCCGGACGGGGAGGCGGAGCTGAGCCCGACCGAAGCCCAGGTGGCGGTGACCGCCACGACGGCCCGCCCGCCGGAGACCACGGCCGAGTACGCCTGCGTCCGCAAGCAGCGCAAGGCCGacaaggcggcggcggcggcggcgttggcaGCGGCGCCGCAGAAGAGGGACAGCGGGACGGACACGAGCGAGGCGGCGCGCCATCCTCCGCCCTCTCACCCCGCCCCGCCGCACCCTCACAGCGCCAAGTTGCCCCGCCGGAACGTTGAGGCCTTCCACGTTCCCTCCTTCCCGAAG GAAGTGATGTTCATGGGCAACGGCGAGCAGTACATCTGGAAGCCTCCAGAAGAGGACGAGTTGGTGGTGGTCCCGGCGCTACGTCCAAAGGTCCAGGGCCCCGCCATGTCGCACGCCGTGGAAGGCATTCAGCCTTCCGCCGCAGCG GTGGCCGACATGTACTCCAAAGTGTGCAAGAAGAAGAGAGGCGCGTCGGGatcgccgccgcccccgccggcGCCGTCCAATCCCGGCTTCAGGACCCTGGGCCGCGACGGCGGCTTCAGCGTGGTGGTCAAGCCGCAGACGTGGGCCCTCCGGGAGGGCCGGCCCCCCATCCTGGCGGAGGAGAACCGGGCGGAGCCGCCCTACGCCGAAccggacggcggcggcggctggcGACGGGCGGCCGCCAACTCCTGCGGGGCCACCCTGCGCCCCCGGAGGAAGAAGGCCCAGCAGCGGCAGCCCCCGCCCCCGCCGCCCATGCTGCGCCACCTGCCCGCCCAGGCGCTGCCGCCGCCCGGCGCCGACGGCCTGTACGAGAGCATCGGCGAGCTGGAGCGCGGCTCCGGCACCACCACCGTCTTCACCTTCAACGATGGCGTGGAGATGTACGTCACCGGGCTCTGA
- the LOC144201241 gene encoding sterile alpha motif domain-containing protein 10-like — translation MALDGRRPPPSGLPCRWGTPDPRVATISAAASSFSFCRPAAEYRAPPEQRKRHPGKTGSNLTWHDGRGRGAAAAEAEPGPPVKLLRRPGLEARQYRRDDNYGAYNSSPAQLSRSRPAVLWTQQDVCGWLKKHCPHHYLVLVEVFSHHAITGRALLRLDGDKLKRMGLVQDALRRQLLQQLLQLQLREEGRHLRLLDAGPSGFAGNGS, via the exons ATGGCGTTGGACGGTAGGCGTCCTCCGCCGTCCGGGCTCCCCTGCCGTTGGGGAACGCCTGACCCACGCGTGGCCACCATCTCCGCAGCGGCGTCCAGTTTCAGCTTCTGCCGGCCGGCCGCGGAGTACCGGGCGCCGCCCGAACAACGCAAACGGCACCCCGGAAAGACGGGGAGCAACCTGACCTGGCACGACGGACGGGGACGCGGGGCGGCCGCCGCGGAGGCGGAGCCGGGGCCACCCGTCAAGCTGCTGCGCCGGCCGGGCTTGGAGGCCCGTCAG tatcggcGCGACGACAACTACGGCGCGTACAACAGCAGCCCGGCGCAGTTGAGCCGGTCCCGACCGGCGGTGCTGTGGACGCAGCAGGACGTCTGCGGCTGGCTCAAAAAACACTGCCCTCACCACTATCTGGTCCTGGTGGAGGTCTTCTCACATCACGCCATCACAG GCCGGGCGCTTCTCCGACTGGACGGCGACAAACTGAAGAGGATGGGCCTGGTGCAGGACGCGCTGAGGCGGCAACTTCTCCAGCAGCTTCTTCAGCTCCAACTCCGCGAGGAAGGACGCCATCTTCGCCTGCTGGACGCGGGACCCTCGG GTTTCGCCGGGAACGGGTCGTGA
- the LOC144200266 gene encoding EMILIN-3-like, whose protein sequence is MNLSAVLLAAAAAASMLLLSSGDAKRWPVGERRYKTGRHGNHCAYVLEKTLSVTLRDGALPYVQAQYNHRCSWHQKCPTLIYRLASKAVYKVGHKTVTALEWRCCPGYSGQNCAEAEGPAPVKSGPPFHGPPFAPFVPEHPWNGARGHSAEGPDVFPAPHFGPPSFSDFPAEVGEREEERERHWAIAEATGEATPDDEMEERIFGMEEDIRRLKQSLETLKGTVGGLEDNLRASLREDAEGTLLALLSTATQPAAAVGLAEIPGPPPPPPPTGASDVSPVEPDARLAGDPLPGIAELQAVPGQEMERLLDAKLAAARTEILDASEKRAEGAESRCRERTEDVRRHCRQEGARERERARDALAGRTGDLRSEIGRLRERVTRLDGAESRCDEVGGLNQRLISLETALAGLNRSQEHLRLDLGAHKDHVEGRLRSLDVSPEAGMDGRLRELEEGLLAALDEMGNASVSALLEGHSVPALDPDLESLRDRLKTEVGRVQKQLGHLETLCWSSCSDTPSPKGSPDHLRASRSADHQRRRLGRGGQRGRLAGLGRDVGRVQRALQGLEGSLGSLVQQVALLNGSRHQSESRLAGQMKGLVRLAGRQASMLGAGERKLTRLKGELRESGRRLFERVRGCRDAAEGARREAAEVGGRLARAEDRCQASARPEELRRALAGLARNLEKAELKEPTGDCVAKDDSSLELPRGDTFATE, encoded by the exons ATGAATTTGTCGGCCGTTcttttggcggcggcggcggcggcgtccatGCTGCTTTTGTCCTCTGGGGACGCCAAGCGGTGGCCTGTTGGCGAACGCCGCTACAAAACGGGCAGGCACGG GAACCACTGCGCCTACGTGCTGGAAAAGACGCTGTCGGTGACTTTGCGAGACGGAGCGCTGCCCTACGTCCAAGCCCAGTACAACCATCGCTGTTCCTGGCACCAAAAATGTCCCACTCTCAT ATACCGTCTGGCTTCCAAAGCCGTGTACAAGGTGGGCCACAAGACGGTGACGGCGTTGGAGTGGCGCTGCTGTCCCGGCTACTCCGGCCAAAACTGCGCCGAGGCGGAAGGACCCGCCCCGGTCAAAAGCGGGCCACCGTTCCACGGCCCGCCCTTCGCGCCTTTCGTCCCGGAGCACCCCTGGAACGGAGCCCGGGGGCATTCTGCCGAGGGCCCGGACGTTTTCCCCGCTCCCCACTTTGGACCGCCTTCCTTTTCGGACTTTCCGGCAGAGGTTGGCGAGCGGGAGGAGGAGCGTGAACGCCACTGGGCCATCGCCGAAGCCACTGGAG AGGCAACACCAGACGATGAGATGGAGGAGAGGATCTTTGGGATGGAGGAGGACATCCGGCGCCTGAAGCAGAGTTTGGAGACCCTGAAGGGGACGGTGGGCGGCCTGGAGGACAACCTGCGAGCTTCACTGAGGGAGGACGCCGAGGGGACGCTGTTGGCCCTGCTCTCAACCGCCACgcagcccgccgccgccgtcggccTGGCTGAGATCCCCGGGCCCCCGCCCCCGCCTCCGCCCACCGGCGCCTCGGATGTCTCTCCGGTGGAACCCGACGCCCGGCTCGCGGGCGACCCGCTACCCGGGATAGCGGAACTCCAGGCCGTCCCTGGCCAGGAAATGGAGCGACTCCTGGACGCCAAATTAGCCGCGGCCAGGACGGAGATTTTAGACGCCTCGGAGAAGCGGGCGGAGGGCGCCGAGAGTCGTTGCCGGGAGAGGACGGAAGACGTGCGCCGTCACTGTCGGCAGGAGGGCGCcagagagcgggagcgggcgagagacGCCCTGGCGGGACGGACCGGCGACCTGAGGTCGGAGATTGGGCGTCTCCGTGAGCGCGTTACTCGTTTGGACGGCGCCGAGAGCCGTTGTGATGAAGTGGGCGGACTGAACCAGCGGCTGATCTCGCTAGAGACGGCGCTGGCGGGCCTCAATCGCTCCCAGGAACACCTGAGACTGGATCTCGGAGCCCATAAAGACCACGTGGAGGGACGCCTCCGATCCTTGGACGTCTCCCCGGAGGCCGGAATGGACGGCAGGCTGAGGGAATTGGAGGAGGGTCTTCTGGCGGCTTTGGACGAGATGGGGAACGCCAGCGTCTCGGCGCTCCTGGAGGGCCACTCCGTCCCCGCACTGGACCCCGACTTGGAATCCCTGCGGGACAGGCTGAAAACGGAGGTGGGCAGGGTGCAGAAACAACTGGGACACCTAGAAACGCTCTGTTGGTCATCCTGCTCCGACACCCCCTCGCCCAAGGGAAGCCCCGACCACCTCCGGGCGAGCCGGTCGGCGGACCACCAGCGGCGGCGGCTCGGGCGAGGAGGACAACGGGGACGGCTGGCCGGCCTGGGCCGGGACGTGGGCCGGGTCCAGCGCGCCCTGCAGGGTCTGGAAGGCTCCCTGGGCTCGCTGGTCCAGCAGGTGGCGCTGCTCAACGGCTCCCGGCACCAGAGCGAGTCACGTCTGGCCGGCCAGATGAAGGGCCTGGTCCGCCTGGCGGGGCGCCAGGCTTCCATGCTGGGCGCCGGGGAGCGCAAACTCACTCGCCTCAAGGGGGAGCTCCGGGAAAGCGGGAGACGGCTATTCGAGCGGGTCCGGGGGTGCAGGGATGCCGCCGAGGGGGCGCGCCGGGAAGCGGCGGAGGTCGGCGGTCGCCTGGCTCGCGCCGAGGACCGTTGCCAGGCGTCGGCTCGCCCCGAGGAACTCCGACGGGCGTTGGCTGGCTTGGCCCGAAATCTGGAGAAGGCGGAGCTCAAAGAGCCGACGGGTGACTGCGTCGCCAAAGACGACTCGTCGCTCGAGTTGCCACGCGGGGACACTTTTGCCACAGAGTAG
- the LOC144200369 gene encoding uncharacterized protein LOC144200369: MLNSWTPQLLSKFQSLHPIWLSVHWKKKLTTSHVVQCDLGTAVEDIVTSPKMFGLRISGSLLLGVAQIFSRKVKYLLTDCSQALALLQISFRPELDVCVEENQSWDDLSFLQDLSLTYLFSDELRPVDSYTQHQSRPEEITLKEFSGAMYQDESFLGAGQAQDSFGDEESGLERCLDFLTSLEVGGRDWEDAEQICRPDAILDAVPNGVDGGGVAKGRCPSSPVPDAPGRKKRGKRKVTRDLVTTLSDEAMRLQLDDDSDLVVERPPLGPSSGNQTTSALQLLTRPCSCFLPDEILEDFPKDAVPPSRAHPQGRTFPRSAAAGGSGGDVDSGSLWDGSPDLPRLDDWTGRSGGSSPGSEDWPSVREFGAQSLANGENSEAESSPCGPGSGEESSMETQAYPLLEFIRRQLAKEAESAALPLSALWSGRRRDEVARTFLSFLVLCNRGAIFVSQSAPYRDIFAAPRPAFPQ; this comes from the exons ATGCTCAACTCGTGGACTCCTCAGCTCTTGTCCAAGTTCCAAAGTCTTCACCCGATCTGGTTGTCGGTCCACTGGAAGAAGAAGCTGACCACCAGCCACGTGGTTCAATGCGATCTGGGCACGGCCGTGGAAGACATCGTAACTTCCCCGAAGATGTTCGGCTTGCGCATTTCCGGCTCTTTGCTCCTTGGCGTGGCTCAGATCTTCTCCAGAAAAGTCAAATATCTCCTGACGGACTGCAGCCAAGCCCTGGCGCTACTTCAGATCTCCTTTCGGCCAG AGCTTGATGTCTGCGTGGAAGAAAACCAATCGTGGgatgatttgtcttttttgcaAGACTTAAG tttgacctacCTCTTTAGTGACGAGCTGAGACCCGTGGATTCCTATACACAACACCAAAGTCGCCCGGAGGAAATCACCCTGAAAGAATTTTCAG GCGCTATGTACCAAGACGAGAGTTTCCTCGGCGCCGGTCAAGCTCAGGACTCTTTTGGGGACGAGGAAAGCGGACTGGAACGCTGTCTGG ACTTTCTAACGAGCCTGGAGGTCGGAGGTCGGGACTGGGAAGATGCCGAGCAAATTTGCCGTCCGGACGCCATTTTGGACGCAGTCCCAAACG GTGTCGACGGAGGGGGTGTGGCCAAGGGACGCTGCCCCAGCTCGCCGGTGCCTGACGCGC CCGGTAGAAAAAAGCGGGGCAAGCGCAAGGTGACGAGGGACCTGGTCACCACCCTGTCGGACGAAGCCATGCGACTTCAGCTGGACGACGACTCGGACCTGGTGGTGGAGCGACCTCCTCTCGGCCCCTCTAGCGGGAATCAGACCACCTCGGCGCTTCAACTGCTGACGCGACCCTGCTCCTGTTTTCTACCCGACGAGATTCTGGAG GATTTTCCCAAAGACGCGGTCCCGCCGTCACGTGCTCATCCCCAAGGTAGAACGTTTCCTCGGTCGGCAGCCGCCGGCGGGAGCGGTGGTGACGTGGACTCGGGGAGCCTCTGGGATGGCTCCCCGGACCTCCCGCGCTTGGACGATTGGACTGGTCGGTCTGGCGGCTCCTCCCCCGGGTCGGAGGATTGGCCGTCTGTCCGGGAGTTTGGCGCTCAG TCTTTGGCGAACGGAGAAAACTCCGAGGCGGAGTCGTCACCGTGCGGCCCGGGGTCGGGGGAGGAGTCGTCGATGGAAACTCAAGCGTACCCGCTGCTGGAATTCATCCGG CGGCAGCTGGCCAAGGAGGCAGAGTCTGCGGCGCTCCCCCTGTCGGCGCTGTGGTCCGGACGCCGGCGCGACGAGGTGGCGCGGACCTTCCTGTCTTTCTTGGTCCTGTGCAACCGAGGGGCCATCTTTGTGAGCCAGAGCGCCCCCTACCGGGACATCTTTGCCGCTCCCAGGCCGGCTTTCCCACAGTAG
- the ttpal gene encoding alpha-tocopherol transfer protein-like, protein MGEPATVGSSWLPGPPPPVYACTLSPELVAKAREELQEKPEWRLRDAQALRDMIIKEQPDLQTRLDDAFLLRFLRARKFDYDRALRLLLNYHAGRTAWPEVFRGLRPSAVKHVLDAGFLTVLPRPDPDGRYILCLRPGRWKAEHYPFVDNVRAVYLTLEKLVQAEATQVNGVVVLADYSGVGVSQASDPGPFLAKKVVAVLQDGFPVRIKAVHVVNEPRIFKGIFALIKPFLKEKMAQRYTLHSSDLRSLHRQIPPSVLPEEYGGVATADARSWSDLLMDSEDDLAAEFCRPPEEEEAPEEDRRQFRGPRSQLYSCY, encoded by the exons ATGGGCGAGCCGGCGACCGTCGGCTCGAGCTGGTTGCCCGGCCCCCCGCCGCCCGTGTACGCGTGCACGTTGAGCCCCGAGCTGGTGGCCAAGGCGCGGGAGGAGCTCCAGGAGAAACCCGAGTGGCGTCTTCGAGATGCGCAAGCCCTGCGGGACATGATCATCAAG GAGCAGCCGGATCTGCAGACGCGTCTGGACGACGCTTTTCTCCTGCGCTTCCTGCGGGCCAGGAAGTTCGACTACGACCGGGCCCTGCGCCTCTTGCTCAACTACCACGCGGGACGGACGGCCTGGCCCGAGGTCTTCCGGGGGCTCCGGCCTTCCGCCGTCAAGCACGTGTTGGACGCCGGCTTCCTCACCGTTCTACCGCGACCCGACCCCGACGGGAGGTACATCCTCTGTCTGCGTCCAG GCAGATGGAAGGCGGAACATTACCCCTTTGTGGACAACGTGAGGGCGGTGTACCTGACCCTGGAGAAGCTGGTGCAGGCGGAGGCCACGCAGGTCAACGGCGTGGTGGTCTTGGCCGACTACAGCGGCGTGGGCGTGTCGCAGGCCTCCGACCCGGGGCCTTTCCTGGCCAAGAAGGTGGTGGCCGTACTTCAG GACGGCTTCCCGGTGCGCATCAAGGCCGTCCACGTGGTCAACGAGCCCCGCATTTTCAAAGGCATCTTTGCGCTGATCAAGCCCTTCCTGAAAGAGAAGATGGCCCAGCgg TACACGCTCCACAGCTCGGACCTGCGCTCGCTGCACCGACAGATCCCGCCCTCGGTCCTGCCCGAGGAGTACGGCGGCGTGGCGACGGCGGACGCGCGCTCCTGGTCCGACCTGCTGATGGACTCGGAGGACGACTTGGCCGCCGAGTTCTGCCGGCCCccggaggaagaggaggcgcCCGAGGAGGACCGGCGCCAGTTCAGGGGTCCGCGCTCGCAACTCTACTCCTGTTACtga